The nucleotide window CATGCTCGTCGGTTATGGGTACTTATAAGTTGTCCCTTGTCCTTCTAGATTTGGTCCAGGTCACCAtccacattttttttgtattgtattctTCTTATTAAGCGCTTCTCATTTATCCGTTTTACATGGCCAAACCACCTGCCAACATTGGAAttgaaataatgtatttaatttcacatataatttattgattgtttATTCACGAGGCACGCTTGCTTTACGTTCGCGGTGCCTACAATCAGTCCGTGTGTGTAGCACATAGAATAGTTAAAAtacgtcttttgtttttaaatgtgtgaCGTCACCTGGGTAACCTTAGGTTTTCATAGACAAAGGTGTTCCTTATAAGCTCTGTAGAAGGAGCAGGAGGTTgactgttaaaataaataaataagcatttATAACGTAAATGCCTTCACATATTAAGAACAAGTCTTATGTTgttcttcttttttaaattttattattgatggataatttattaaagcaatTTTAGTAAGAAAAATACGTATAAGAATACGCATAACTTATACAAAGGATATAGTATACAATCCAATGCACTTGAAACAGTTCACACgtgttatttagaaaaattaccCTTAATGATGGCCCTTTTCACGCGAAACATGTCAAGGGTTTTTGTTCTTCAACCCTATTACAGAGTAATGTACGTTTTTGAGTAGCTGCTATTTGGGGGACGGCTTCTGCTTTAAAATTTGGGAGCTTTCGCTACATTcctgtttatatatgtatttgttaaaacgcaactactaataaaacattggtcaggtatatttaaacttgttaaactataaaatatttgaaagttttaatattaataccatGTAACATTTTCTACTCTGTGTTATGTTTGTGTGTTTGGTCTTGACCTCAGATTTGTGCCattgacaatttttatttaagataaggCTTCTGTGCCAGCAGCTATTAGTAATTTGTCGGTTTAATACATTCAAAAGCAAGTGCTATtcaaagaagaagaagaaataatCATACATTCAATGTTACATACAGGTAATTATTTAGCAACAACTTATCATAGTATAGACTCATAAAAAATGTAGATTACATACTTTACTTTTAGCATTTTCTTTACTTAAGTCAcgttaatacattaaattagaCATCTTGTAGCCTTATCGTTAAGAATGTTGCCTTAATCGTCAAGAGTCCGTCTCTGTACTTTCAACGTCATTTCCAGAGCAATTTCGAGTATACAGAGGTCACGTTTTCACTTACTGCCCTGCGTTTGGATCATTGACGTAATGGAAAAATccatatacaaaatttcactCCTCCATTAACAAACAGAAATGGACTTTAACACACTGTAATGGGGTCCaatttgagtttgagtatCTTTGCATTGTGTAGCAGTGATCAAGGGTCATGCCATTTGCAGTACATGTTCTTCCGAGAattctattgttataaaataatatatgtacaatagTTAAGAACTACCTTACTTAGTTAAGTTTAAACGAGGCAGACGgtctttagatttttttactacaACTTAAATGATATGAACTTTGCTGATGtcaaaaatgataattatttttaaattagtcttaaaatacatatatttgtggTACAGACTGAGGACCATGCTTACCAGCATtatgcataataataataagcctttattgctgtatAATACTTACCTAGTACATAGAAATGTGAAATACTGtgaaaactaataattattcagCAAACTGGTTAATTTCTACATTGGCCTACTGTAAGAGCTTCCACTCTTGACTCCACTCTATCCGCATAGGGCCAGCTATACTAATATCAGCCTCCCATCTTTGTATTTGTCTTCCTCGATTTCTTTTGTCACAGCGAGGAAGCCATTCCGTCGCTTCGACCATTATGTATAATgcagtataaaattataaaatatgtgattCCGCCTCGATTTTCCCCAAAACCTTGTAACTTTGAGAGGTTTGAGCGTCGTGTCGTAACATGGATTTAATGTCGTGTAACAAAGACGTCTAGAATGGCCCGTATCTGAAATGAGCACTCGAAGGGTCGCCTCTTAACAATGAACACCGCAATtccgtttaattaaaattcgttCAAATATTGAGAATAGATTTTTAACGAATCCTAAAACTTTTGATTAAATGACAGAACGGTCGGCCGTTTAAGTGAATCGTATTAGCGTTTTTGTgttgaatagaaataaatttaaaataaaataattgttttatcaaaagcaaaattcgtttattcagtttagatgcgtcttagagcatgcttatgaacgtcaaaaacgtttacaaaatttggGAAAgggcaaaactacgccatctgTTGCCAAAACTACCAAGAGGCCTTGTTCTTAGAAGAACGGgtaagaaactcagcaagttttaccctccctctacattacagtaattcaaaggaaaatgtcataaaccacaacatcattaaagttacataagtaagaaataaaataaaaatctgtttgttctgtgatttaccacattcaccattacatacatattcacaacacttccataacaaaacaaattataacaatataattagaactATTGGCAAGCGTTTTTATCTTCTCTGGTAGTCATTAACTGTGTAGTAACCTTTacacatgaatatttttttaaattatttgacatGTTTTAGTGTCAACGTTGATACTTATGCTTTATATtggaaaaattgtatttatattttctttaggaATGTATAATCCTAAGAGCTGAATTGGTTTGTTGATATGCTGCTTTAACAATAcgtttaatatatgaatagtTCATATTCCTTCtggtatttattgttattcctTCGTTACAGGTGTCTGATGACATCGGCTATGTGATATATTCTGCACTGGGCAGCTTTTATATCCCGTCCTGCATCATGGTGTTCGTGTACATCAGGATATACTATGCTGCCAAAGCTAGGGCGAGAAGAGGCATCAGGAAGAATCCAAGGCCAAGATCTGtgagttatataataaacgtaaaaatatttgttaagatCGGTTGCGAAACTATTTTGCGACGTGTATGACCCACGTTCAAAGGATGACTGTCTCGTCCTAATGTTCAAATCCCCCTGAATCCTTGTGATGGTGTACCTCATATGATTTTGAAACTCATCTTGagtttaaaaactataaaaaacttttgttttatgataCTTTAGTGTGAATGTACTTAAATGGGATACGGCAATTAATCGCTTAACATCTGTGAAACCATGTTGTATTACCATAAATAAaggatattatattaataataactatacttattatttattttatttttcagaatgACCAGCAAACAAGTTTCTCAAACGCGCCAAAGGGGTCGAACCCAATGCCTTCTTCGTCTTTAACGATGCCTGCGGGAGTGGACGGTAGTCATTCCAATAATAATAGGTGTGTATAGTGTATACTGTATATGTCTCTTAGCCAACTAATACGGGACGAAAGAATAATCAGCTACACACGATATGTGTATATCGTTGTCATGgtcattaataaacatatcacTATTAGGAGTCGCtaatatatgtagttttattttaatgacaatattagattattaaaaaaataattgaatttgataataacaataaatacactataatataataatttactaaatgcTAATTAGGACTGTTccagtattacgtaagcacttaAGGGGGCGGAGGGGGGTCTCTGATTTTCATATTTGGTGACAgtaattatttccttttttatacatattacacaCACATTATCCATGCTTGAAAAGGAAATGCATTTCGAGGattcttaaaaaaagttaatacgtttatgtactattatttatgaGAGCTTTACTTGCTGACGAGAGAAggggggggataaattgcagttAATCTGCTTGCGTTATACTTGAACCGCCTCCAAGttggaatttatatatataatcaataatactaagtttattaaaagctTGAGGGCTTAAAaatgttcatttaaattaGCAATTTAAACGTAAGCTTGTAATGAAAGGACCGCGATCGATGTACTTTTATAACCTAGACGTAATAGGCAAAGGCAGACTCAGTAATACTAACCATGTAGCGCGTAGACTTTAATGGActtcaaatacaatttaatcaaACAAACGAATATCTCTTCTAAATGTTCCAGGGAAACACAAATATCGACAATAGAAACGCAGCAAGTTCCCATACCTACGGTGACATGCGATTTTGCATCAGACATATCCACTAGTGAGGCTGCAGACCAGGCACCAACTCCTGATGATAGGAAGGATACACTcaaggttaaaaatattaattgtattgtacTAAATAAGAATCAATATATCGAGTACTTTATCAGTACTTTTTGCGTCATATAtcactttatatttaagatatgtCATCGCAGACGAAATAAAGTCGCGTTTCCTTTGGCCAAAACATGGCTTTATAGCTTTTGTTATAGACTTTCAGGCACCCTctgcaaaaaaattattttagaataaaaacatatgaatgtttgaaaaacaTCTGCGTAtaccattttaaatattaaatataataacaaaatattcatttatttgtgATCTGGGTATCATTTGATATACCGATAACAAAAGGCACTGCCGTATGTTCATCTCACAGTCACATCTTTGATCTATTTAGATGTCAAACTTAATGGAGATTTTTTGCTTGTCATCTTTTATTGCAATTAATGCTACAACTTCTCACAAACTGAAGCTCTCAATAATTGGCTaatacctttaaaaatattttagaggTGTATTGGCTTAGACCCAACGTACGTGTGTTAACACGTACGTGGTTTAATACTTATCTCACGTTCATTCCcgatactttttaaattattacacagaAAATTGTGctcgtaaataaaatagttttattctttagaaaattaatataggaTAACAAAAGACGCTGttctatatgatatacacCAATTACCTTTGTTATGAGAGAAATAGGAACCctgacaaataattttaactacttaaaataaataaacacatttttttaaattaattttcctaaaaattataacttaaaacgAGCTATACGATGATGATGACTTCTACAATACTTCAGATTCTCGCGTAGTTCCTTATATTCGTCAAGTCATTCCGTTACACGCTACCTTTAATCAATAATCGTCTTCCACGAcgcttaaatatattgatattaagataaatacatGAAAACACAATATACTATGGTATACGGTTCAAAATATGTCTTTAAGTTTGAATCACTATTCAAAGTGCTAAAAACAATTCACTTTGTACTTACAGCAATAATGCAACGAAAAGAATTCTTTGAGTGACATTGAGTAAACGTTTCTTAAGTGGGCATTAACTGCTATGATTCCTACCTAAAGAACTTCAGAACGGCCATTTAAAAAATCGCAACTATATCCGTATACATGAAACATCTATTTTGTCCTAGACGTCATTgaataaagattaattaatgaaagttTTAATCAGTGTACTTAGGATTTagattcaaacaaaaattatattattaaatacttacttaCTAACGTAAGCAAAAATAAGCATCCTTCTCCTCTTATATACGTCGTGAACTAATTTTAGATGCCtgagacatatttttttttcatccaAGCTGCACCATTTTTTAGTCTTATTGGATTTTTGATGAGCATGTACTAAATGGAAAAAGTAACCAGTTGAACATGTTTGAAAATCAGCCTTACAAATTACATTTCCAtggaatacatataaattttatataaacaatacttaGATAACGTGGGTGTTTATTTGCTTGAATAGGTTCCACACTGAACAtagtttatacataaatagcaTTAACCAAACTGAATAGTAAAATTAAGCCTGATTTAATTAAGTCGAGATCTGTTCaattaaatgtattcaaaATCCATCAAGTTTTTTGATCATTATTAGCAGACGTACTTAAAAGAAAGTGGtaattcaattttgttttttgccGCGAAATCCATTAAAGGTTGGGAGTGCAATTTGTCTGTTCTCTCCGTTTTAAAAGCTTTACTCGTTGAAAGCTTAAAAAAGGCTTAATCTAAGAGAAATACTAACTGCTGGCCGGAATACGGATTGTATTGGGATCTACCTGAATCGTGTTCCAGAaagttatgaatatttttactttatactatgcgcttaattttcaatttgcaAGACATTCTCATAAACGAGATATTCTGTAGTCACCGATGTATACCACAGAACAATTGTGTtgcagtttaaaaaaactaatatatgaaagttttgtgtaaacgtttatttaataaggctCACATAAATTCGTTTAGAGCCTACTAGCCCACTATTAAGAAGAATAATCGtaaggaaatatataattatataatataattatttcttaaacacTATAAAAGGCGGACAGACTAACTCGTATTTGTTGAAGTAGGTACTCACCATCATACAAATTTTGCAGCAATCGTTCTAAAGTACGACGAGTGTCTGACGAGAATAAGAtttctaaaattcttttttaattccaaAATTTTTTCCAGGTGGTTACATCAGCTCAAGTAACGAGAAATCCATTAGCCGCGTGTGCCTATAGACACTCAACTCTTTCCGTAAACGGTGAGCTTGCTTTACAATCTCAACGATGCCGAGCTCCCAGCGTCGCCATAGACACCGACATGGTCTCCGAACTGGAGCCTTCGTCATCGGACTCAGGAGTTGCCACACGCTGTGCAGTGGTCAAACCACTCAAACTTCGAATATGCCAGCCTATTTTTGGTAAAAAGTCTGACCGAAAACAAGAAAAGACGCTACCCTCAAAGTCAGAACTGGAGCCAGCGTTGCCTAAACAGCATAAACCAAGAGATCCTGAAAGGGAAAAGAGACGATTAGCGAGGAAAAAAGAAAAGCGAGCCACGTTGATTCTAGGTCTAATCATGGGCAGTTTCATCGCTTGTTGGCTGCcgtttttctttttgtatattttgaagGCTGCGTGTAGATGGTGTGTTATTCCCGGCAGTGCGTTCGCGATCGCCTTCTGGTTAGGTTATATGAACTCAGTATTAAATCCTGTTATCTATACGATATTTAATAAGGATTTCCGAAGGGCGTTCAGGCGGATACTGTTCAAGTGATGTTTGGCCTACCTGTGCTGTTACCAATGCGTGGCCAACAGGATTTTGTTGGCCCAGCAGAGGGCAGCACCAGGTCTTTACAATATGCGTTAATTCCTACTTGACAaagctaaaattaatttcacgaACCATTCAActgttaatattgtattatattgatttcttggtaagtgtaattatatttatttctctataAAGATTTGAATAAGTACTGTTAAAAGGAATTGAATATGACTTTGTTTAGATTCAGTaggaaatgttttaatttttattattaccaaaaCATCTGTAATTACTACATTAGAAACTAAATTCAATTGTTGATTTAAACTATTGAAAAAAGTCGGCGAAGTTGGAAATTTAGTCTATACTAAAGTAAAACTCAAGAAATGTCGGCCCGAAatgagtttaattaaaatatttatactgaaAAGTAAACATTGCttcaatattgtaaattttcgataaatattaattttaattaatattattgttcgaagttattttatattgttatctgTTAGTTTAGGTAGATTAATTTAGTTGATTTCAACTACTGTGATCGATTTTtcctacatatttataattatgtatagtaGTTATCATATTGTAAAGACCAGTTTTAGAAGtagaaagttttaaaaatagaaccttttttcattatcttaaaaattataaattcatgtcttaatatgtaaatgtcaatcaaatttaaaagaacTATTCAAATCTACATAGATCGTTACCATGAGGGATGAATAAGACTATCTGGTCGAAAGATGAATACGACTATCTGGTCCTTAGCCTGCCTattagagaaataaaaaaaaagtacggAAAACTGAATTTAGTTGCGttgtttatacaataatttacatgtttttgacttttaaatcaattttgattGACGTTTAAGTATTGGGACATTAAACAGTGCCCTACTGATTGAATAATGACTGTGCCTCCGTGCCTATCAATGCACTTTACATAAACGCACCTTCATTAAGTacttatgtaacaaaaaattacaaaattatatacgcaagtacattaaatgaatttttcgggtttaaactttaattgcgTTAATTACCTCTGTATAGCTCACACGTAATCAAgcgaataaaataatgttaattaatttaaaacgacGCGTGAAAATCGACGATTTAAATCCaattaagcatttttttattcataaaatgtcCATTGAAACTGCTTTGAAATCtagttcaaaatttaataagatctaaataacaattttaagtatgccataaaataaataactactattatcttttattgataatcaaagataaaagttgttacttatttattcTGGCAAAATTGGTGAATagtaatttatcaaattataatgttCATCGccaatttaattatcaaaaaaaaaaatacatcaattttgatattttaatgacaTTGACAATCGCTGAAATGTTTGCGCTTACtcaataattagtattttagaacagaacataataatttattaatataacctgttttaatttgttgaatTCTCCCATGTATATTGTAGATGGCGCTGGTCGCAAAAAATCGTGATTTACCtagatataagatttaatataatcttGTAATGATACCAAAAGAACACCAAAATCtttgtaaattttctaatCTTATGAACTAGTAATAATGTTCAATATCTAAAGTATACGcctagtatatataattagcagaattaatgtatataaaaagctacttataatattttgcttggaataatagaattttaacccacggttttatttaactgAACCTACCTATGACTGACAGTAGTTTtctgtaatttgtaaataatttataattagtgaAAAAACAACGac belongs to Pieris rapae chromosome 2, ilPieRapa1.1, whole genome shotgun sequence and includes:
- the LOC110992547 gene encoding alpha-2 adrenergic receptor translates to MAYSSKILNLISSERIYCLVSDDIGYVIYSALGSFYIPSCIMVFVYIRIYYAAKARARRGIRKNPRPRSNDQQTSFSNAPKGSNPMPSSSLTMPAGVDGSHSNNNRETQISTIETQQVPIPTVTCDFASDISTSEAADQAPTPDDRKDTLKVVTSAQVTRNPLAACAYRHSTLSVNGELALQSQRCRAPSVAIDTDMVSELEPSSSDSGVATRCAVVKPLKLRICQPIFGKKSDRKQEKTLPSKSELEPALPKQHKPRDPEREKRRLARKKEKRATLILGLIMGSFIACWLPFFFLYILKAACRWCVIPGSAFAIAFWLGYMNSVLNPVIYTIFNKDFRRAFRRILFK